The following coding sequences lie in one Apus apus isolate bApuApu2 chromosome 16, bApuApu2.pri.cur, whole genome shotgun sequence genomic window:
- the UFD1 gene encoding ubiquitin recognition factor in ER-associated degradation protein 1 has product MFSFNMFDHPIPRVFQNRFSTQYRCFSVSMLAGPNDRSDVEKGGKIIMPPSALDQLSRLNITYPMLFKLTNKNSDRMTHCGVLEFVADEGICYLPHWMMQNLLLEEGGLVQVESVNLQVATYSKFQPQSPDFLDITNPKAVLENALRNFACLTTGDVIAINYNEKIYELRVMETKPDKAVSIIECDMNVDFDAPLGYKEPERSAQHEETADVEADHSGYVSDLGFRAFSGSGNRLDGKKKGVEPSPSPIKPGDIRRGIPNYDFKIGRITFIRNSRPLVKKVEEDESGSRFIAFSGEGQSLRKKGRKP; this is encoded by the exons TTCTCCTTTAATATGTTCGATCATCCCATCCCTCGGGTTTTCCAGAACCGCTTCTCAACCCAGTACCGCTGCTTCTCGGTATCCATGCTTGCCGGTCCTAATGACAGGTCAGATGTGGAGAAAGGCGGGAAGA TAATTATGCCACCATCAGCTTTGGATCAACTCA GCCGACTTAATATTACCTACCCAATGCTGTTTAAGCTGACCAACAAAAATTCAGACCGAATGACACACTGTGGGGTGCTTGAATTTGTGGCTGATGAGGGCATATGTTACCTTCCACACTGG ATGATGCAGAACTTGCTGCTGGAAGAGGGAGGCCTGGTCCAAGTGGAGAGTGTTAATCTTCAAGTTGCTACTTACTCAAAATTTCAGCCGCAGAGTCCAGATTTTCTTGACATCACCAATCCCAAGGCTGT ATTGGAAAATGCATTGAGAAACTTTGCTTGTCTAACTACTGGGGATGTTATTGCCATCAACTACAATGAAAAG ATCTATGAGCTTCGGGTAATGGAGACCAAACCAGACAAGGCTGTGTCCATCATAGAATGTGATATGAAT GTGGATTTTGATGCTCCTTTGGGGTACAAAGAACCAGAAAGAAGTGCACAACATGAGGAGACTGCA GATGTTGAAGCAGACCACAGTGGTTATGTGAGTGACTTAGGATTTCGT GCATTCTCAGGTTCTGGGAACAGACTGGATGGCAAGAAGAAAGGTGTTGAGCCTAGTCCCTCACCAATCAAACCAGGAGACATTCGAAG aggAATTCCCAACTATGACTTCAAGATTGGTAGAATCACATTCATTAGGAACTCACGTCCACTGGTTAAGAAAGTCGAAGAG GATGAATCTGGAAGCCGGTTTATTGCCTTTTCAGGAGAAGGCCAGTCCCTGCgcaagaagggaagaaaacccTGA